From the Agromyces laixinhei genome, the window GGTGTGTGGGCGCCCAGCCTGTCGTACGTGGACGGCCAGTACTGGCTGGCGTACTCGATCGTGCGATCCATGGACGGCGACGACAAAGACATCGACAACTACCTCACCACCGCACCCACGATCGACGGGCCGTGGAGCGCCCCGATCCACCTCGGCTCTCGCGGGTTCGACTTCTCCTTCTTCCACGACACGGACGGCACCCACTGGATTGTCGGCGTGCAGTGGGACCAGCGACCCGAACACCCCTCCTTCGGCGGCCTCGTCGTGGAGCAGTACCTCCCCGACCAGCAGCGCACGACCGGGTCTGCCCATCTCATCTACCGCGAGGATGGGCTGGTCGAAGGCCCCAACTTGTACCGGATCGGCGAGTGGTACTACCTGCTGATCGCCGCCGGCGGCACCGGTTGGAACCACAGCATCACCGTCGCCCGCTCCCGCACCCTGCTCGGTCCCTACCTGCGCGACCCGGAGATGGCGGTGCTCACCACCCGCGACGCCCCCGGCGAGCCGTTGCAGAAGGCCGGGCATGGCGAGCTCGTGCAGACCCCGGCAGGAGAGTGGATCTTGGCGCACCTGGCGAGCCGGCCGACCCTGCAGCTGGGGGCGCGGTACTCGACGCTGGGTCGTGAGACCTGTCTGCAGAAGGTGATCTTCGATCAGGACGAATGGCCGCGCCTCGCGCACGGCGGGCACCACGCCGCCATCGACGTCCCCGTCGGTCCAGCCAACGACGCCCTCGACAGCCCAACGGACGGGTTCACCGACGACTTCGCATCCGACAGCATCGATTCCCGACGCTGGTCGACCCTGCGCGCCCCGCTCGGCACCGCCGCCGACCTGCGCGGCCGGCCCGGCTGGCTACGGCTCCACGGCGGACACTCACCGGCATCGGTTTACGACCAAGCAATGCTTCTTACGCGCGTCGAGGAGCACCATACGAACGTCGAAGTGGTCGTGGACGCCGACCCCCGCAGCTCCCGGGAGAGCGCTGGGCTGATCGCCTGGTACGACCGCAACGGCTGGATCTGGTTGCAGATCACGTGGGACGACGAAAACGGCCGCCACGCCCGCGTGGTGCGCCGCGACGGGACGATCACAACCCGATCGGCGCCGGTCTCGGTCCCGCAGGGACCACTGCGCCTGAGCGCGGAACTGCGCGGCCCCGTGTTGACCTTCGCCGTCGGAGCGGCTGACGGTAACCCGTCGCCCGTGCCGGGAACCTACCCGGCATGGACGCTGTCGGACGACCACGGCCCTCGGCTGCGGTTTACTGGGCTGTTCCTTGGCGTGCGTGCGGACGATCTCGACGGCCGCCGTTGGACCGCCGACCTGACGGACTTCCGCATCCGGTTCACGCGGCCTTGAAAAAACCCGGGCCGGCACTTGACGTGTCGGCCTTCCTCTCGCCACAGTTAACGGCAAACGATATCCATCACACTGATGTGACACTCGGACCTCAATGAAGAAGGTGCAGATCGTGCAGAACCCTCATCTCTCCGCGGAGCAGCGCGGAGGATTCTGGCGCAGGATTCTGGCGATCGCCACAGCCGGCGTGCTCCTGGGTGCCGGCATTCAGGCAACTGTCGGTACGACAACTCCCGCGGCGCAGGCTGTGGAGGCCTGCACGGTGGAGTTCAACACCACCGAAAGCGCCGCTGGCTTCACGCACCCCGGAGTGAGCGTCACCGCCGAGCACCTCACCAACGCACGCACCCAAATCCAGGCGGGCGCGGAGCCGTGGGCCAGTTACTTCCAGGCCATGTCGACCTCGCCGGCGGCGGCCACCACCGTGACCTCGTCCAACGCGTCGACCGCCGACCACACCGTCGCGGCGTCCACGGCGTTCAACAGCCAGGGCTTCAACGCACGATTCATCGCGGATGGCCTGAAGGCGTACACCCAGGCGTTGATGTACGTGTTCACCGGTGAGCAGGTCTACCGCTCCAACGCGATGCGCATCATCCGCATCTGGGAGCAGATGGACCCAAGTCAGTACGCTGCGTTTGCAGATTCCCACATCCACACCGGCATCCCGCTCAATCGCATCGTGACGGCCGCGGAAATCCTCCGCTACGCCTCGTGCGACGTCGACGAAGCAGCGTGGACCGCCGAGGACACCACCGCGTTCAGTCGGAACCTCATCACCCCGGTGATCAATACGTTCCAGAGCGACCAGAACCATTTCATGAACCAGCACCTGTATCCGCTGCTGGGCGCCATGGCCGGCTATATCTTCCTCGACGACGCTGAAGGGTATGCGAAGTCGGTGGAGTGGTTCACTGTCAACTCCACCGCCAACGACCAGGGCTTCAACGGCTCGGTGGAACGGATATTCCGCCTGGTGGACCGCAACGACGCCACCGGCGAGCCCATCGCCGAGCCGCGAGTGCAGCACATAGAGATGGGTCGCGACCAGGCCCACGGCGGCGGCGACATCACCAACACCTACATCCTGGCCCGGCTGATGATGGCGCAGGGCACGACCGTCGACCCGACTGCCGGCACGATCTCGACCGCCGCAGACGCCGTCGGCCCCTACGAGTTCCTCGACGACCGGATCCTCGCCGCGGCGGACTACTTCTGGAAGTACATGCTCGGTTACGACATCGACTGGACGCCGGTCGGCTACGCGATCTCGCCCGACGGCACCGTCCGCGATACGTACGACCGCCCCTCGGAGGCGTACCGGGGTCGCTACAACACCGCCGGGTTCTGGGACCTGTACTACTACTACACGTACGAACGCGGCGTCGACCTGACCACCGCAGCGCCCTACTACGCCGAGGCGTTCTCGAAGCGGCTGCCCCCGGACTACTACTATCGCGGCGCGGTGACCCGCGCGTGGGACAACGTCGACGGCGGAGGGGACTTCTGGCTGTTCACCCCGGCCGCGGCCGCGGGAACGCCGGTCCCCAAGCCGCAAACCAGCGCGACGACGCTCCAGGTCGAGGACCGCTACACGCACATCTCCGGCGCCGTACACCAGGAGACGGAGGGAGACACCTCATTCGTCCGGCTGACCACCGGCGCCGAGCCCGCGAAGATCGCGTTCCTCAACGGCTCCACCACCAACAAGCGCATCGCGCTGAGGGTACGTGCCGATGAAGCGACCGAGCTGCGATTGTCGTTCGGCCTGAACGAGAGCATCATTGTCCCGGCCACCGGTGGACAGTGGCGCCAGATCGTCATCGACCTCACCAGTGCGGAGACCCTCGCCGACCTGGTCTACATCGAGACCGTCGGCGACGGCGGATCAGTCGACGTCGACAGCATCCTCGTCGACACCGCTGCGCTCAGCCCGGTGCGGTTCAAGGGCGCCGCGGAACGGGTGGTCACGGTCGCCGGCGACGCGGTGACGGCGACGCTGACCACCGAGGGCGGAAACGGGGCCGCGCTGACCTACGACAGCCGCGACCTTCCCGCCGGTGCGCAACTGGACGCCGCAACCGGCAAGCTGCAGTGGTCGCCCGCGGCAGCGGGGCGGCAGGAGGCGGTGATTTCGGTCACCGACGGCATCACCGTGTCTGCACAGCGCCTGCAGTTGATCGCCGGCGAAGACCGGGAAGCCGCGCTGCAGCTGGCACAGCAGGCTCGTGAGGCCGGCACGGTCTACACGCGCACCACCGACACCGCCTACGCCACCGCTCTGGACACGGCCGAAAGCGCCCTCGATGCGGACGATTCCGCGTTCCAGGCGGCTCTGACCGCGCTGACCAACGCCGTCGACGCGTTGACGCTCGTCTCGCCGAAGACCTCGTTGGGATCGCTGGACTACCCGGACCTGCTGGCAGCCTCCACCGCCGGCACCAACACCTCGTTGCTCGTCGACGACAACCCTCAAACCGGCACCGTCTACGGTCAGGCCGTCAACCTGTCGCACGTGTTCAATTTCGGACCGTTCGCCCGGGTGCAGGCCGACCGGTTCGCGCTGCGCTCGAACATATTCGAGGACCGGCTGGCGAACACAGCCGTGTTCGGGTCCAACGACGGTGTCTCATGGACCCGGCTCGCCCCCGGCGTCACCACCATGACGCAGGACATGCAATACCTCGACGTCGCCGAGGAACTGCGGTCCCAGACGTTCCAGTACATCAAGGTGCAGCTGCTGCAGCCGCTCCCGGACGTGCTCTACGGGACCGTGCAAAACCTCTTCGAGATCACCGAGTTCCACATCTTCGGCGAACGTTCCGAAGCCATCGGCGAGCTGACCAGCGTCACGCTCAGCGCCCCCGCGTCGCTGAAGAACCGCGTAGTCGCCGGGAGCACCGTCGCGTTGGACTTCACCGCCTCGGCCCCCATCGCCGACGTGAAGGTGACCATCGCCGGCAAGGATGCTCCCGCAACCAGCTCGGACGGCGGCCGCACCTGGAAGGCGACGGCGATCCTTCCCTCCACGGTTACCGCCGGCGCGCAGCTGCCGTTCACCATCGACCACACCACCAGCACCGGCCTAAAGGCCAACACCGTGCTGACAACCTCCGACGGCAGCAGCGTCTACGTGTCCACTGATCAGGGTCTGCTGGACAAGACCCTGCTCGCGGCGCCGGTCACCGCGGCCGCTGGCACGGCAAACCCGACTCCGGCGGCTGAGGCGGCCAAGCTGTTCGACCAGAACATCGCCACCCACACCGACACCCGGCTGTCCAACGGGAGAGCTGCTCTAGTCTGGGATCTCGCTGAGGGCGCGTCGATGTCGATCAGCGGTGTGGACGTGCTGGTACGCCAGGACCAGTACGGCACCAGCCGGCTGAGCAACCTCCGATTCGAGGGCTCCGTCGACGGCGCCACCTGGACGCCGCTGACCAGTAACGTACAGGCCGACCCGAACTGGCAGCGACTCACTTCGGTCAGCAACGAGGCGTTCCGGTTCATCCGGCTCACCAACGGCAACATCATCAACGTCGCTGAGACCCGGGTATTCGGCACCTACACCGCTCCGGTGACCGTCATCAGCTCGCTGAAGCTCTCGTCCTCGAACTCACTACGCAACTACGCCGTCGGCGGCGACACCGTCACCCTGGACATCACCACAACGGAGGCGCCGACGAAGATCTCCGCCACCATCGACGGGGCGCCCGCCGCCATCCAGACCGCCGGGTCTCCCACGACCTTCAAGGCCACCGTCATTCTGGCCGCCAGCGACCGGATCGGCTCCAACGCCGTCATCACCGTCGACCACACCACGGCCGACGGCCGACAGGCGGTCACCACTCGCCAGACGACCGACGGCTCCACGGTGCGCATCGGCTCGAACAGCGGCCTGGTGGCAAATCTGCTGAAGGTGGCGTCCAGCGTGACGCTCGCGGGTTCGCCCGACCCGTCTACCGTGGCACGTCCGCAGAACCTGTTCGACGGGTCGCTGACCACGTACACCGACGCCCGCATCGTGAACGGGTCCGCAGACATCATCTTCGACCTGGGCACTACCCGGCAGATCGCGCTGAACAGCGTCGAGTTGGCAGTCCGGCAGGACACTCTCGGGACGACGCGGGTGAAGAACATGCGCCTGCTCGGTTCGAACGACCGGCAGCAGTGGAACACCCTCGTGACGGGTGTGCAGCAGACCCTGGCGTGGCAGGGCCTAGCGGTGGATCCGACCCTCGCGGGCACCGGGTATCGCTACCTGCGCGTGACCAACGGTGACATCCTCAACCTCGCGGAACTGCGGCTGCACGGTGCGGTGATTTCGCCCATCGCATCGATCACACCGGCTGAGGCCACCACATTCCGCAACGAAGCACCTCAGCTTCCTGCGACGGTGGTGGCAGTCCGGGCCGACGGCTCGAACACTGTCGAGCAGGTGCAGTGGGCTGCGGTGGACCCATCGGCGTGGGCAACGGCCGGGACAGTCGAGGTCGCCGGCACCGTGCCAGGCACCACCGTGCCCGCGGTAGCGAAGGTCACCGTCACCGACGACGGCTCAACCGCCGCTCCCACGGTCGGGACGCTCTCGCACAACAACGGATGGGACACCGGCCTGCTCGACGGCGATTACATCATCACCTACAACATGTGGTGGGGTGAGAACACTCGCCGCATCATCCTGCGCGAGGGCGACGTCGTGATCGCCGAGAAAACGCTGAGTCGTAACACGCCGAACGTGCAAAGCGCGTCCTTCCCGATCAGCGGCAAGGCAAACGGCAACTACGTGTACACGGCGGAGCTGATCAACTCGAGCGGCACCAGCACCACCCAGCCAGTCACGGTCGTCGTCCGTGACGCCAGCCCCGGCAAACCGGTACTGAGTGCGGACAACTGGGATGGAGACGGGAAGTTCACTCTCACCGCCGACATGTGGTGGGGGACCAACGCCACCTCGTACGTCTTCATCGAGAACGGTGTGCAGATCGGGTCGGGCAGTTTCACAGGCGCGACGCCCGCCGCGCAGCGTGCGCAACTCACCGTCACCGATCGCCCGATAGGGACGCACACCTACGTCGTGGAGTTCCGAAACTCCGCCGGCGTGACCACCAGCTCGGAGCTCAAAGTAGCGGTCACGCGATGAGCTGATCAGGGGAATGTCAGCAACGCTGCTCCCACAAGGGGGGCGTCGGAGCCCAGAGCGGCGCGCACGACCCTGACCGTGCGCGCCGCAGGGAGCACCGCAGCGCTGCGAGCAGACTGCTGCACAAGGTGGACATAGTCGCCGGAGACCAGCGAGAACCCACCACCGATGACGATGAGGCCGACGTCCAGTAGCGCGCACACGCCAGCCAGAGTCTGCCCGACCGCTTTGGCTGATCGTTCGATCGCTGCGCGTGCAACCAGGTCCCCCGTTTGCGCGGACTCGGCAGGTCCATTCCGGTCTGGCCTGACCACCGTTGTCCCCGAGCCCAGGCCACCGTCGCCGGGCCGGACGCGACCGACTCCAGAGTTCCGGCTGTCGGATCCTCTGCAGATTCGTCAGCGGCGACGCGGAGCTGTCCGATATGCCCAGCGTTGCCGTGTTCGCCCCCGATCGGCACGCCGTCGATCACAATGCCACCGCCCACGCCCGTGGAAACCACCATCGACACGCTGTTCGAAACGCCCGATGCGGCGCCAAAGCGGGACTCAGCCAACGCAATACACGTCCCGTCGAGGGCTAGCCGTATCGGCAGAGCATCACCGACAACCTCCCGCACCACAGCGACGATCGGGAAGTCATGCACGGGAAGGTTCAACGGCGACACTGTGGCCTCCCCGCTGTTCAGCGGTCCCGCGCTACCGATCCCCACAGCGGTGATGATTTGAGTTGACAGCCGAGCGGACACAGTGCCCAACGCCACCTCGCCGAGAGCATCCCGCAGCTCAGCGAACCCCGCCCCCGGGCCGGTCTCGGATCGTCGGCGGCTCCCCGACGAAATCACTCCATCCCTGTCGACCAATGCCGCCTCGACCTTCGTCCCGCCCAGATCGATCGCCAGAACAACGTCGTCCATGTCTCTCCTCGGTCACCCGAACAGCAGTTGCGGAAAACGCATTCCCGCTGTCATAGTAGTGGATAACGATTGCCAAAGGAGCAGGGAATGTCAGAGACGACCACGACCATCGCGCATCACATCGACGTCCGCCCGGGGGTGCGCGAGATCGGGATCATCATGAACGGTGTCTCGGGCCGCATGGGCTACCGCCAGCACCTCGTGCGGTCGATCCTCGCGATCCGCGACCAGGGTGGCATCGAGCTGCCCGATGGCTCGAAGGTCACGGTGAAGCCAATGCTGGTGGGTCGCAGCGAGGCGAAGCTCGCCGAGCTCGCGGCGAAGCACGGCATCGAGGACTGGACGACGGATCTTGATGCTGCGCTGGCCGATCCGCGCTGGGAGATCTACGCCGATTTCCTCGTCACCAAGGCGCGGGCGACGGCGCTGCGGAAGGCGATCGCGGCGGGCAAGACGATTTACACCGAGAAGCCCACGGCGGAGTCGGTAGAGGAGGCGCTCGAGCTCGCGCGCCTGGCCGCCGCGGCCGGGGTGAAGACGGGTGTCGTGCACGACAAGCTGTACCTCCCGGGTCTGCAGAAGCTCAAGCGCCTCATCGACTCGGGCTTCTTCGGGCGCATCCTGTCCGTGCGCGGCGAGTTCGGGTACTGGGTGTTCGAGGGCGACTGGCAGCCCGCCCAGCGCCCCAGCTGGAACTACCGCGCCGAAGACGGCGGCGGCATCATCGTCGACATGTTCCCGCACTGGAACTACGTGCTCGAGAACCTTTTCGGCGAGGTCAAGTCGGTCTACGCGCAGGCGTCGGTGCACATCGCCGACCGGTGGGACGAGAACGGCGAGCACTACACCGCCACCGCCGAAGACGCCGCCTACGGCATCTTCGAGCTCGAGGGCGATGTCGTCGCGCAGATCAACTCCTCGTGGACCGTCCGCGTGAACCGCGACGAGCTCGTCGAGTTCCACGTCGACGGCACGCGCGGCTCGGCCGTCGTGGGCCTGTTCGGCGCCAAGATCCAGCACCGCAACGCGACCCCGAAGCCGGTGTGGAACCCCGACCTCGCCGACGACCACGACTACGACGTCGACTGGGCTGAGGTGCCCACCAACGACGTGTTCGAGAACGGCTTCCGCCAGCAGTGGGAGGAGTTCCTCGCCTCGTACGCCCTGGGCACCGACTACGCCTTCGACCTGCTGTCGGGGGCGCGCGGCGTGTTGCTGGCCGAGGCCGGCCTGCAGTCGAGCCGCGATGGCCGCAAGGTCGAGCTGCCCCCGCTGTCGCTGGACTGACCGGCTGGAACTGTAGAAGGAATCGGGATGTCAAACCTCACACTCTTCTCCAACGCGGGGGCCGTCTCCACGGTCGACTTGAACGACTCCCCGGGCTACACCAAGCCCGAGGGCGCGCTCCAGAGCCGCGTGGCGTACGCCGCGGCGCACGTCGTTCCGAAGACCTGGGCCGACAACACCCCGGGCCGGGCGGCCGAGGTCGACTGGGATGCCACGCTCGACTTCCGCCGCGCGGTGTACTCGTGGGGCCTCGGCGTCGCCGACGCCATGGACACCGCCCAGCGCAACATGGGCCTCGACGCCGCGGCGACGCGCGACCTCATCGCGCGGTCGGCCCAGGTCGCTCGCGAAGAGGGCGGCGCCGTCGTCGTCGGGGTCAACACCGACCACGTCGACGAGGAGCGCATCTCGATCGACGAGGTGATCAGCGCCTACAAGACGCAGCTGCACTTCACCGAGGAGCAGGGCGCCGGCCCTGTGCTCATGGCGTCGCGCCACCTCGCGCGCGTCGCGGACTCGGCCGACGACTACCGCCACGTCTACCGTGAGGTGCTGCAGTCGGCGACCGTGCCGGTCGTGCTCCACTGGCTCGGCACCGCGTTCGACCCGTCACTCGAGGGCTACTTCGGATCTCCCGACTGGCGTGAGGCCTCGGCGGTTCTCCTCGAGATCATCGAGGAGAACGTCGACAAGGTCGCGGGCGTCAAGATGAGCCTGCTCGACGCCGCGTCCGAGGTGTCGGTGCGCGAGCGACTTCCCGAGGGCGTGCGTATGTTCACCGGCGACGACTTCAACTACGTTGGCCTCATCGGCGGTCAGGACGTGCCCGACGCGACGCAGCCGGAGCGCAACCCCGAGAGCCCGCGTCAGCACTCCGACGCCCTCCTCGGCGCGTTCGCGGCGATCACGCCGGTCGCATCCGCGGCGATCCAGGCGCTGGATGCCGGTGACCCGGCGCGG encodes:
- a CDS encoding family 43 glycosylhydrolase, whose translation is MDRQRAAAPWRGSRGRSRTIRYRPTLRPPHHPLGSTPVGVIHNPVLRGFNPDPSILRVGEDYYLATSTFEFHPAVRLHHSTHLVQWEVIGHALDDGFDLRGIPDSGGVWAPSLSYVDGQYWLAYSIVRSMDGDDKDIDNYLTTAPTIDGPWSAPIHLGSRGFDFSFFHDTDGTHWIVGVQWDQRPEHPSFGGLVVEQYLPDQQRTTGSAHLIYREDGLVEGPNLYRIGEWYYLLIAAGGTGWNHSITVARSRTLLGPYLRDPEMAVLTTRDAPGEPLQKAGHGELVQTPAGEWILAHLASRPTLQLGARYSTLGRETCLQKVIFDQDEWPRLAHGGHHAAIDVPVGPANDALDSPTDGFTDDFASDSIDSRRWSTLRAPLGTAADLRGRPGWLRLHGGHSPASVYDQAMLLTRVEEHHTNVEVVVDADPRSSRESAGLIAWYDRNGWIWLQITWDDENGRHARVVRRDGTITTRSAPVSVPQGPLRLSAELRGPVLTFAVGAADGNPSPVPGTYPAWTLSDDHGPRLRFTGLFLGVRADDLDGRRWTADLTDFRIRFTRP
- a CDS encoding discoidin domain-containing protein, producing the protein MKKVQIVQNPHLSAEQRGGFWRRILAIATAGVLLGAGIQATVGTTTPAAQAVEACTVEFNTTESAAGFTHPGVSVTAEHLTNARTQIQAGAEPWASYFQAMSTSPAAATTVTSSNASTADHTVAASTAFNSQGFNARFIADGLKAYTQALMYVFTGEQVYRSNAMRIIRIWEQMDPSQYAAFADSHIHTGIPLNRIVTAAEILRYASCDVDEAAWTAEDTTAFSRNLITPVINTFQSDQNHFMNQHLYPLLGAMAGYIFLDDAEGYAKSVEWFTVNSTANDQGFNGSVERIFRLVDRNDATGEPIAEPRVQHIEMGRDQAHGGGDITNTYILARLMMAQGTTVDPTAGTISTAADAVGPYEFLDDRILAAADYFWKYMLGYDIDWTPVGYAISPDGTVRDTYDRPSEAYRGRYNTAGFWDLYYYYTYERGVDLTTAAPYYAEAFSKRLPPDYYYRGAVTRAWDNVDGGGDFWLFTPAAAAGTPVPKPQTSATTLQVEDRYTHISGAVHQETEGDTSFVRLTTGAEPAKIAFLNGSTTNKRIALRVRADEATELRLSFGLNESIIVPATGGQWRQIVIDLTSAETLADLVYIETVGDGGSVDVDSILVDTAALSPVRFKGAAERVVTVAGDAVTATLTTEGGNGAALTYDSRDLPAGAQLDAATGKLQWSPAAAGRQEAVISVTDGITVSAQRLQLIAGEDREAALQLAQQAREAGTVYTRTTDTAYATALDTAESALDADDSAFQAALTALTNAVDALTLVSPKTSLGSLDYPDLLAASTAGTNTSLLVDDNPQTGTVYGQAVNLSHVFNFGPFARVQADRFALRSNIFEDRLANTAVFGSNDGVSWTRLAPGVTTMTQDMQYLDVAEELRSQTFQYIKVQLLQPLPDVLYGTVQNLFEITEFHIFGERSEAIGELTSVTLSAPASLKNRVVAGSTVALDFTASAPIADVKVTIAGKDAPATSSDGGRTWKATAILPSTVTAGAQLPFTIDHTTSTGLKANTVLTTSDGSSVYVSTDQGLLDKTLLAAPVTAAAGTANPTPAAEAAKLFDQNIATHTDTRLSNGRAALVWDLAEGASMSISGVDVLVRQDQYGTSRLSNLRFEGSVDGATWTPLTSNVQADPNWQRLTSVSNEAFRFIRLTNGNIINVAETRVFGTYTAPVTVISSLKLSSSNSLRNYAVGGDTVTLDITTTEAPTKISATIDGAPAAIQTAGSPTTFKATVILAASDRIGSNAVITVDHTTADGRQAVTTRQTTDGSTVRIGSNSGLVANLLKVASSVTLAGSPDPSTVARPQNLFDGSLTTYTDARIVNGSADIIFDLGTTRQIALNSVELAVRQDTLGTTRVKNMRLLGSNDRQQWNTLVTGVQQTLAWQGLAVDPTLAGTGYRYLRVTNGDILNLAELRLHGAVISPIASITPAEATTFRNEAPQLPATVVAVRADGSNTVEQVQWAAVDPSAWATAGTVEVAGTVPGTTVPAVAKVTVTDDGSTAAPTVGTLSHNNGWDTGLLDGDYIITYNMWWGENTRRIILREGDVVIAEKTLSRNTPNVQSASFPISGKANGNYVYTAELINSSGTSTTQPVTVVVRDASPGKPVLSADNWDGDGKFTLTADMWWGTNATSYVFIENGVQIGSGSFTGATPAAQRAQLTVTDRPIGTHTYVVEFRNSAGVTTSSELKVAVTR
- a CDS encoding ROK family protein, whose translation is MVRPDRNGPAESAQTGDLVARAAIERSAKAVGQTLAGVCALLDVGLIVIGGGFSLVSGDYVHLVQQSARSAAVLPAARTVRVVRAALGSDAPLVGAALLTFP
- a CDS encoding Gfo/Idh/MocA family protein, coding for MSETTTTIAHHIDVRPGVREIGIIMNGVSGRMGYRQHLVRSILAIRDQGGIELPDGSKVTVKPMLVGRSEAKLAELAAKHGIEDWTTDLDAALADPRWEIYADFLVTKARATALRKAIAAGKTIYTEKPTAESVEEALELARLAAAAGVKTGVVHDKLYLPGLQKLKRLIDSGFFGRILSVRGEFGYWVFEGDWQPAQRPSWNYRAEDGGGIIVDMFPHWNYVLENLFGEVKSVYAQASVHIADRWDENGEHYTATAEDAAYGIFELEGDVVAQINSSWTVRVNRDELVEFHVDGTRGSAVVGLFGAKIQHRNATPKPVWNPDLADDHDYDVDWAEVPTNDVFENGFRQQWEEFLASYALGTDYAFDLLSGARGVLLAEAGLQSSRDGRKVELPPLSLD
- a CDS encoding dihydrodipicolinate synthase family protein gives rise to the protein MSNLTLFSNAGAVSTVDLNDSPGYTKPEGALQSRVAYAAAHVVPKTWADNTPGRAAEVDWDATLDFRRAVYSWGLGVADAMDTAQRNMGLDAAATRDLIARSAQVAREEGGAVVVGVNTDHVDEERISIDEVISAYKTQLHFTEEQGAGPVLMASRHLARVADSADDYRHVYREVLQSATVPVVLHWLGTAFDPSLEGYFGSPDWREASAVLLEIIEENVDKVAGVKMSLLDAASEVSVRERLPEGVRMFTGDDFNYVGLIGGQDVPDATQPERNPESPRQHSDALLGAFAAITPVASAAIQALDAGDPARYVEILGPTEELSRQVFAAPTFYYKTGVAFLSWLNGHQSAFQMVGGLHSARSLPHLSRIIELANAAHALEKPELAAIRWHAMLRHNGIGVPGVLA